From a single Streptomyces rubradiris genomic region:
- a CDS encoding TauD/TfdA family dioxygenase, whose protein sequence is MPSSSLAAPLDVELRPDRPAMLRVAPPGDPAGWAAEHREALRAQVTEHGALLVRGLGLADPEQVGAVLTRLAGEPMTEAEAFAPREAAGPGLYTSTPWPANQPMCMHHELSYRLRVPGLMLFACLTAPETGGATAVADAEEVLKALPADLARRFEQEGWLLVRSYNDEIGASLEESFGTADRTAIEEYCRANAIDFTWLADGSLRTRQRRAAVVRHPLTGRRCWFNQIAFLNEWTLAPEVREYLVDEYGQDGLPFNTRYGDGGPIGADVVERLNATYEEHTRREPWQAGDLLLVDNIRTAHSREPFTGERRVLVGMAEPRQVADGSFTPEASGR, encoded by the coding sequence ATGCCGTCCTCATCCCTGGCAGCACCGCTCGACGTGGAGCTGCGGCCGGACAGACCAGCGATGCTGCGCGTCGCTCCGCCGGGCGACCCCGCCGGCTGGGCGGCCGAGCACCGCGAGGCACTGCGCGCACAGGTCACCGAGCACGGGGCGCTGCTGGTGCGCGGCCTCGGCCTGGCGGACCCCGAGCAGGTCGGTGCCGTCCTCACCCGGCTGGCGGGCGAGCCGATGACGGAGGCGGAGGCGTTCGCGCCGCGCGAGGCCGCCGGCCCGGGGCTGTACACCTCCACGCCGTGGCCGGCCAACCAGCCGATGTGCATGCACCACGAGCTGAGCTACCGGCTGCGGGTCCCCGGCCTGATGCTGTTCGCGTGCCTGACCGCGCCCGAGACGGGCGGGGCGACCGCGGTGGCCGACGCCGAGGAGGTCCTCAAGGCGCTCCCCGCCGACCTGGCGCGACGGTTCGAACAGGAGGGCTGGCTGCTGGTCCGCAGCTACAACGACGAGATCGGGGCGTCCCTGGAGGAGTCCTTCGGCACCGCCGACCGCACCGCGATCGAGGAGTACTGCCGGGCCAACGCCATCGACTTCACCTGGCTCGCCGACGGTTCGCTGCGCACCCGGCAGCGCCGCGCCGCCGTCGTCCGGCACCCGCTGACGGGCCGCCGCTGCTGGTTCAACCAGATCGCCTTCCTCAACGAGTGGACGCTCGCCCCGGAGGTCCGCGAGTACCTGGTGGACGAGTACGGCCAGGACGGTCTGCCGTTCAACACCCGCTACGGCGACGGCGGCCCGATCGGCGCGGACGTCGTCGAGCGTCTGAACGCCACGTACGAGGAGCACACCCGGCGCGAGCCCTGGCAGGCCGGTGACCTGCTGCTGGTGGACAACATCCGGACCGCGCACAGCAGGGAGCCGTTCACCGGTGAGCGGCGGGTCCTGGTCGGCATGGCCGAGCCCCGGCAGGTGGCCGACGGCTCCTTCACCCCGGAGGCGAGCGGACGATGA
- the sbnA gene encoding 2,3-diaminopropionate biosynthesis protein SbnA — translation MPVISAPHAFNEGSLFVDLESIFGYRLYLKCEGFNFAGSIKLKAANEMVESAERDGSLKPDSILVESSSGNLGVALSMIAASKGYRFLCVTDPRCNLSTKLLMEALGSHVHVVTDLDENGGFLGTRLEYLRSLCASDDRYVWLSQYTNAGNWRAHYRTTAPEIAGHFPGLDVLFVGTGTAGTLMGCARWFREWHRPVRIVAVDSMGSVAFGGPPGRRMIPGLGMSMRPPLLDESYVDEVIRVEEADTIRTCHRLARRGFLFGGSTGTVVSAATEWLARQDTRELTAVAIAPDLGERYLDTVYQTNWLHDLYGEQLLDSAGLPPPAWDDGPAPRAPGRRRRP, via the coding sequence GTGCCCGTGATCTCCGCTCCCCACGCGTTCAACGAAGGGAGCCTCTTCGTCGATCTGGAGTCGATATTCGGATACCGCCTCTACCTGAAGTGCGAGGGCTTCAATTTCGCCGGCTCCATCAAGCTGAAGGCCGCGAACGAGATGGTGGAGAGCGCCGAGCGGGACGGGAGCCTGAAACCGGATTCCATCCTCGTCGAGTCCTCGTCCGGCAACCTGGGCGTCGCGCTCAGCATGATCGCCGCGAGCAAGGGCTACCGGTTCCTGTGCGTGACGGACCCCCGGTGCAACCTGTCCACCAAGCTGCTGATGGAGGCCCTCGGCAGTCATGTGCACGTGGTGACCGACCTGGACGAGAACGGCGGCTTCCTCGGGACCCGGCTGGAGTACCTGCGTTCGCTGTGCGCGTCGGACGACCGCTACGTGTGGCTGAGCCAGTACACCAACGCGGGCAACTGGCGGGCGCACTACCGCACCACCGCGCCGGAGATCGCCGGTCACTTCCCGGGCCTGGACGTGCTGTTCGTCGGGACCGGCACCGCCGGGACCCTGATGGGCTGCGCGCGCTGGTTCCGCGAGTGGCACCGGCCGGTGCGGATCGTCGCCGTGGACAGCATGGGCTCGGTGGCGTTCGGCGGCCCGCCCGGCCGCCGGATGATCCCCGGCCTGGGCATGAGCATGCGCCCGCCGCTGCTGGACGAGTCCTACGTCGACGAGGTGATCCGGGTGGAGGAGGCGGACACCATCCGCACCTGCCACCGGCTGGCCCGGCGGGGCTTCCTGTTCGGCGGCTCCACGGGGACGGTGGTCAGCGCGGCGACGGAGTGGCTGGCCCGGCAGGACACCCGGGAGCTGACCGCGGTGGCCATCGCCCCCGACCTCGGCGAGCGCTACCTGGACACCGTGTACCAGACCAACTGGCTCCACGACCTGTACGGCGAGCAGTTGCTGGACTCGGCCGGGCTGCCGCCCCCGGCCTGGGACGACGGCCCGGCCCCGCGGGCGCCGGGCCGGCGCCGCAGACCCTAG
- a CDS encoding non-ribosomal peptide synthetase has translation METRVETDRDYWSRVLTAGGATAVPRWVPEPVPGVLEQETAVPEEVTAAVRALVRRSGLPLSAVLLAAHAKVLAALSGEPEVVTGYTAGVRGEPLPCRLTVPPGSWRTLVTAAERAEAELLAHREFPVAALRRELGLAEPPYEVVFGPEGPGSTGSAESTDEGVLHVRWYDRGGRLVLRLRCRADVLDSGAAARIGGYHLKALALLAAALDADHGQQSLLSAEEVREQLHGLAGPHRELPDARAHELFERRAREHPDRVAVVHGERAWTYGELNARANRLAHALLERGLGPEDVVAVVTERGLDWPAATLAVFKAGGVYLPVEPHFPPGRIAAMLTRADCRLVLTESGSTAHLDEALAAVPGAEKLPVETAYAEPHPDTDPALPVEPGRLAYIYFTSGSTGEPKGAMCEHAGLLNHLYAKIDDLGIGEGSVVAQTAPQCFDISLWQLLSALLTGGRTLLVGQDVITDVERFVDTLVRGRVAVAQLVPSYLEVVVSYLEQRPRALPDLRCVSVTGEALKRELTQRWFALQPGIRLLNAYGLTETSDDTNHEVLDGVPDRVLLGRAVHNVRVYVVDEHLSLVPLGAPGLIAFSGVCVGRGYVNDPERTREAYRTDPYRPGERLYLGGDLGRWHPGGKLEFLGRRDNQVKIRGFRIEIGEIENTLLRVAGVRDGAVVVAERGGGNKHLIAFHTGRRLPPETLREALAAALPSYMVPSAFHWRESLPLTANGKTDRKALTALAERAGQAERAGQAERAGQAEGAAPPDRAAGAGEALGPTERRLAAVWAELLGVPEERIGRTDHFFDSGGTSLTAVKLSVALDRAVSLKDITRHPVLADLAALLDGAGRSRARLLQPLSEPDGTPECALVCFPYAGGNAVNYRPMAAALAGSGLAVLAVDPPGHDLAGRREPFAPIAEVAERAAAEITARGLTRVMLWGHSSGAAPALETARRLEERGVRVTRVFLGAQLLGTAAERGAAVDELTRGSDAEIAARLAADSGYPELAELNERHAEHIGAAYRHDCVSAHRYLLAALASPPPVRLAAPVTVVVAADDPHTAGYAARHRDWRLLADHVDLHELPDGGHYFPRTRPAGAARAVLTAAVPLAST, from the coding sequence ATGGAAACGCGCGTGGAGACCGACCGGGACTACTGGAGCCGTGTGCTGACCGCCGGCGGCGCGACCGCCGTGCCGCGCTGGGTCCCGGAGCCGGTGCCGGGCGTCCTGGAGCAGGAGACGGCGGTCCCGGAGGAGGTGACGGCCGCGGTGCGCGCCCTGGTGCGGCGCTCCGGGCTCCCGCTGAGCGCGGTGCTGCTGGCGGCGCACGCCAAGGTGCTGGCCGCGCTGTCCGGCGAACCGGAGGTGGTGACGGGGTACACCGCCGGGGTGCGCGGCGAGCCGCTGCCGTGCCGGCTGACCGTCCCGCCGGGGTCCTGGCGGACGCTGGTGACGGCCGCCGAGCGGGCCGAGGCGGAGCTGCTGGCGCACCGCGAGTTCCCGGTGGCCGCGCTGCGCCGGGAACTGGGCCTGGCCGAGCCGCCGTACGAGGTGGTGTTCGGCCCCGAGGGCCCCGGGAGCACGGGGAGCGCTGAGAGCACCGACGAGGGTGTGCTGCACGTCCGCTGGTACGACCGGGGCGGGCGGCTGGTGCTGCGCCTGCGCTGCCGCGCCGACGTGCTGGACTCCGGTGCCGCCGCCCGGATCGGCGGCTACCACCTGAAGGCCCTGGCCCTGCTGGCGGCCGCCTTGGACGCCGACCACGGGCAGCAGAGCCTGCTGTCCGCGGAGGAGGTGCGCGAGCAGCTCCACGGGCTGGCGGGGCCGCACCGGGAGCTGCCGGACGCCCGCGCGCACGAGCTGTTCGAGCGGCGGGCGCGGGAGCACCCGGACCGGGTGGCCGTCGTGCACGGCGAGCGGGCGTGGACGTACGGGGAGCTGAACGCGCGTGCCAACCGGCTGGCGCACGCGCTGCTGGAGCGCGGGCTGGGCCCGGAGGACGTGGTCGCCGTCGTCACCGAGCGCGGTCTGGACTGGCCGGCGGCGACACTGGCGGTGTTCAAGGCGGGCGGCGTCTACCTGCCCGTCGAACCGCACTTCCCGCCCGGCCGGATCGCGGCCATGCTGACCCGGGCGGACTGCCGGCTGGTGCTCACCGAGTCCGGCAGCACCGCACACCTCGACGAGGCGCTGGCCGCCGTACCGGGGGCCGAGAAACTGCCGGTGGAGACGGCGTACGCCGAGCCGCACCCCGACACCGACCCCGCTCTGCCCGTCGAGCCCGGCCGGCTGGCGTACATCTACTTCACCTCCGGCTCCACGGGGGAGCCGAAGGGGGCGATGTGCGAGCACGCGGGCCTGCTCAACCACCTGTACGCCAAGATCGACGACCTGGGGATCGGCGAGGGGTCGGTGGTGGCGCAGACCGCGCCGCAGTGCTTCGACATCTCGCTGTGGCAGCTGCTGTCCGCGCTGCTGACCGGCGGGCGGACGCTGCTGGTCGGCCAGGACGTGATCACGGACGTGGAGCGGTTCGTGGACACGCTGGTGCGCGGCCGGGTCGCCGTGGCCCAGCTCGTGCCCTCCTACCTGGAGGTCGTCGTCTCGTACCTGGAGCAGCGTCCGCGCGCGCTGCCGGACCTGCGGTGCGTGTCGGTGACCGGGGAGGCGCTGAAACGGGAGCTGACGCAGCGCTGGTTCGCGCTCCAGCCGGGGATCAGGCTGCTCAACGCCTACGGGCTGACCGAGACCTCGGACGACACCAACCACGAGGTGCTGGACGGCGTGCCGGACCGGGTGCTGCTGGGCCGCGCGGTGCACAACGTACGCGTCTACGTCGTGGACGAGCACCTGTCGCTGGTGCCGCTGGGCGCCCCGGGGCTGATCGCGTTCTCCGGCGTGTGCGTGGGCCGGGGGTACGTGAACGATCCCGAGCGGACCCGGGAGGCGTACCGGACGGACCCCTACCGGCCCGGTGAGCGGCTGTACCTCGGCGGTGACCTGGGCCGCTGGCACCCCGGCGGCAAGCTGGAGTTCCTCGGCCGCCGGGACAACCAGGTCAAGATCCGCGGCTTCCGCATCGAGATCGGCGAGATCGAGAACACCCTGCTGCGGGTGGCCGGGGTGCGCGACGGCGCCGTGGTCGTCGCCGAGCGGGGCGGCGGCAACAAGCACCTGATCGCCTTCCACACCGGCCGGCGCCTCCCCCCGGAGACGCTGCGCGAGGCGCTCGCGGCGGCCCTGCCCTCCTACATGGTGCCCTCGGCCTTCCACTGGCGGGAGAGCCTTCCGCTGACCGCCAACGGCAAGACCGACCGCAAGGCGCTGACCGCGCTGGCCGAGCGGGCCGGACAGGCCGAGCGGGCCGGACAGGCCGAGCGGGCCGGACAGGCCGAGGGGGCCGCTCCGCCGGACCGCGCCGCCGGGGCCGGGGAAGCGCTCGGCCCCACCGAGCGGCGGCTGGCGGCGGTCTGGGCGGAGCTGCTGGGCGTGCCCGAGGAACGGATCGGCCGCACGGACCACTTCTTCGACTCCGGAGGCACCTCGCTGACGGCCGTCAAGCTCAGCGTCGCGCTGGACCGGGCGGTGTCGCTGAAGGACATCACCCGCCATCCGGTCCTCGCCGACCTGGCCGCCCTCCTCGACGGGGCCGGCCGCTCCCGCGCCCGGCTGCTGCAACCGCTGTCGGAGCCGGACGGCACCCCGGAGTGCGCGCTGGTGTGCTTCCCCTACGCGGGCGGCAACGCGGTCAACTACCGGCCGATGGCGGCGGCGCTGGCCGGCAGCGGTCTCGCGGTGCTCGCCGTCGACCCGCCCGGGCACGATCTGGCCGGCCGGCGCGAGCCGTTCGCGCCGATCGCGGAGGTGGCCGAGCGGGCCGCCGCCGAGATCACGGCGCGCGGCCTGACCCGGGTCATGCTGTGGGGGCACTCCTCGGGCGCCGCCCCGGCCCTGGAGACGGCCCGCAGGCTCGAAGAACGGGGGGTGCGGGTGACCCGGGTGTTCCTCGGCGCGCAACTGCTGGGCACCGCCGCCGAGCGCGGCGCCGCCGTCGACGAACTGACCCGCGGCAGTGACGCGGAGATCGCGGCGCGGCTGGCCGCGGACAGCGGCTACCCCGAACTCGCCGAACTGAACGAGCGGCACGCCGAGCACATCGGCGCCGCCTACCGGCACGACTGCGTGTCCGCGCACCGCTATCTGCTGGCGGCGCTCGCCTCCCCGCCGCCGGTCAGGCTGGCCGCGCCGGTGACGGTGGTCGTGGCCGCCGACGACCCGCACACGGCCGGCTACGCCGCGCGCCACCGGGACTGGCGGCTGCTGGCCGACCACGTCGACCTGCACGAACTGCCCGACGGCGGCCACTACTTCCCGCGCACGCGCCCGGCCGGGGCGGCGCGGGCCGTCCTGACCGCGGCCGTGCCCCTGGCCTCCACCTGA
- the sbnB gene encoding 2,3-diaminopropionate biosynthesis protein SbnB, whose translation MTDVLHHTARAAESGPPSVPTFAVIPGEQVKKALEGSERQVVELVEATYRLHGAGESVNPPSYFLRFPDRPSSRIIALPASIGGSVRVDGLKWISSFPENVDAGLPRASAVLILNDHDTGYPFACLESSIISATRTAASAALAADWLSRERTRPTRVGFCGTGLIARYIHTFLARTGWSFEAIGVHDVSAASTEGFCGYLRQSGATEPVTVHDSAEGLIRASDLVVFATVAGRPHVTTPAWFDHNPLVLHISLRDLAPEVLLASANFVDDVEHCLKADTSPHLVEQRTGNRDFLNGTLNDVLLGRAAPPRDQPVIFSPFGLGVLDLAVGKYVYDQVARAGRLRLVDDFFHDLRRYG comes from the coding sequence ATGACCGACGTGCTGCACCACACCGCCCGCGCGGCCGAGTCCGGCCCGCCGTCCGTGCCGACCTTCGCCGTGATCCCCGGCGAGCAGGTGAAGAAGGCCCTGGAAGGGTCCGAGAGGCAGGTGGTGGAGCTGGTCGAGGCCACCTACCGGCTGCACGGCGCCGGGGAGTCGGTGAACCCGCCGTCGTACTTCCTGCGCTTCCCCGACCGCCCCAGCTCCCGGATCATCGCGCTGCCCGCGTCCATCGGCGGGTCCGTCCGCGTGGACGGCCTGAAGTGGATCTCCAGCTTCCCGGAGAACGTGGACGCCGGGCTGCCGCGGGCGTCGGCCGTGCTCATCCTCAACGACCACGACACCGGCTACCCGTTCGCCTGCCTGGAGAGTTCCATCATCAGCGCGACCCGGACCGCCGCGTCCGCCGCGCTGGCCGCCGACTGGCTCAGCCGCGAGCGGACCCGGCCGACCCGGGTCGGCTTCTGCGGCACCGGACTGATCGCCCGGTACATCCACACCTTCCTGGCCCGCACCGGCTGGAGCTTCGAGGCGATCGGCGTGCACGACGTGTCCGCCGCCAGCACCGAGGGCTTCTGCGGCTACCTGCGGCAGAGCGGGGCCACCGAGCCGGTCACCGTGCACGACAGCGCGGAGGGCCTGATCCGCGCCAGCGACCTGGTGGTCTTCGCCACCGTCGCCGGCCGGCCGCACGTCACGACCCCGGCGTGGTTCGACCACAACCCGCTGGTCCTGCACATCTCGCTGCGCGACCTCGCGCCCGAGGTGCTGCTCGCCTCGGCCAACTTCGTGGACGACGTGGAGCACTGTCTGAAGGCGGACACCTCCCCGCACCTGGTCGAACAGCGCACCGGAAACCGCGACTTCCTCAACGGCACCCTCAACGACGTCCTGCTCGGCCGGGCCGCGCCGCCGCGGGACCAGCCGGTGATCTTCTCCCCCTTCGGCCTCGGCGTCCTCGACCTGGCCGTGGGCAAGTACGTCTACGACCAGGTCGCCCGGGCGGGCCGACTCCGCCTCGTCGACGACTTCTTCCACGACCTGCGCCGGTACGGCTGA